The segment CGATGATCTGCAAGACGGCTTCAACTTGATTGGCGATGCCGTCTTCCAATCCTACGTCCTCATGCCGGACAAAATCCTGACCCCACCCCGCAAGAGCATGTCCCTGGAAACCGCCTACCAAATGGTGCAAGCCCAGCAGCAGTGAACCGCCTCTACCTCGTCCACCCCGTCCCTCTATGAAGCTGCGTGTCCTTCACCGGACGGAATACCTCTACCATCCGGCCGTTCGGTCGAACACCAACGCCTTGCACCTCGAGCCGAGGGACTTCCAATACCAAACCACCCTCTCCGCCTTCCTGCGGATCTTGCCCACCGTGCGGCTGAAGTCCTACGCAGATCTCTTCCAGAATCGGACCCATCACTTCGAAGTGGAAGACCCTCACACCCGCCTCGTCATCGAAAGCCGGATTACCGTCGCCACCCGCGCCCTCGAAATCCCGGCCGAAGTGCGGGAACTCTCCCTGCAAGCCCTCCCTGGCAAGCTCCAAGACGACTTTCTTCACCAGTTCTTGCAGCCCAGCACCTACGTGGACGCGGGCCCGGAGATCTGGCGGCAGGCCATTGACCTTCGGGAAGACCGGGGCACCACCACCGTCTTCCAAGCGGCCGAAGACCTCATGCGCTTCATCTACAAAAACTTCGAATACCAATCCGGTGCCACCAACGTCCACACCCGCATGACCGAAGTCCTGGAAGGCCGGGCCGGAGTCTGCCAGGATTTTGCGCACGTCTTCATCGGGCTAGCGCGAGCCCTCCAAATACCGGCCCGCTACGCATCCGGGTATCTCTACAATGGCGAGCGCGGCACCCTCCGTGGCGCCCAAGCGTCCCACGCCTGGGCCGAAGTCTTTCTTCCGGGACTGGGTTGGCTTGGCTTCGACCCCACCAACAACACCCTGGCCGATGAGCGCTACGTGAAAGTGGCCATCGGCCGGGACTACGACGACGTGGCCCCCATCAAAGGCGGCTTTCGCGGAGGGCACAGCCGCGAAATGAAAATCAAAGTGCTGGTCGAAAAAGCGCCGTAAT is part of the Verrucomicrobiota bacterium genome and harbors:
- a CDS encoding transglutaminase family protein, producing the protein MKLRVLHRTEYLYHPAVRSNTNALHLEPRDFQYQTTLSAFLRILPTVRLKSYADLFQNRTHHFEVEDPHTRLVIESRITVATRALEIPAEVRELSLQALPGKLQDDFLHQFLQPSTYVDAGPEIWRQAIDLREDRGTTTVFQAAEDLMRFIYKNFEYQSGATNVHTRMTEVLEGRAGVCQDFAHVFIGLARALQIPARYASGYLYNGERGTLRGAQASHAWAEVFLPGLGWLGFDPTNNTLADERYVKVAIGRDYDDVAPIKGGFRGGHSREMKIKVLVEKAP